A genome region from Buchnera aphidicola (Cinara splendens) includes the following:
- the gyrB gene encoding DNA topoisomerase (ATP-hydrolyzing) subunit B — translation MSNLYTSSNIKILKGLDAVRKRPGMYIGDTDDGTGLHHMVFEVVDNSIDEALAGHCSLIEVIIHYDNSVSVRDNGRGIPVDIHPEVGVSAAEVIMTMLHAGGKFDDNSYKVSGGLHGVGVSVVNALSEQLELCIYRDGKKYYQKYFNGNPKKKLLYAGITKRKGTKIRFWPNKNIFTNHNTFQYEILQKRLQELSFLNANLLIKLKDIRNQKKFQYFHKGGIKSFIKKINNKKKPIHKKIFIFKKQRKNIEVNIAMQWNTKFQEKILCFTNNVPQQDGGSHLSGFRAALTRTLNCFSEKEKSSRKNKVTITGEDTREGLTALIAIKMFNPKFSSQTKEKLVSSEVKSVVEKLLNEYLMNFLLENPKDAKIIVTKIIQSARSREAAKKAREITRRTGSLETSHLPGKLSDCQEKDPCLSEIYLVEGDSAGGSAKQGRNRKNQAILPLKGKILNIEKARFEKIVTSSELITLITALGCGFGKEEYNLKKLRYHSIIIMTDADVDGLHIRTLLLTFFFRQMPEIIENGHIYIAQPPLYKVKTGKKEKYLKNSKALYTYQYQFIQKNSYIIYTQKNKKKYHQEKFSQIMYEYQQFNKNFFSINKEIPLFIYKAMIYIFPLKNLNKKKHVKLWIKKLTKQLQKKTYFYNKNIYSYYIKKNQEKYEPILNISNKKIFHSYHLKSDFFLTKKYTKFIKFIKKINHMHENYAHIQFHKKSFIFKNLDDAINILIQETKKFISIQRYKGLGEMNPEQLWTTTMNPETRQMLQITIQDAKIANQLFSTLMGDTVQPRREFIKKNALYAKNIDV, via the coding sequence ATGTCAAATTTATACACTTCATCTAATATAAAAATATTAAAAGGATTAGATGCAGTTAGAAAACGCCCCGGTATGTATATTGGAGATACTGATGATGGTACAGGATTACACCACATGGTATTTGAAGTAGTAGATAACTCAATAGATGAGGCTTTAGCAGGACATTGCAGTTTAATTGAAGTAATTATACATTATGATAACTCAGTCTCTGTAAGAGACAACGGAAGAGGCATACCTGTAGATATTCATCCAGAAGTAGGAGTATCTGCAGCTGAAGTTATTATGACTATGCTACATGCTGGTGGAAAGTTTGATGATAACTCTTATAAAGTTTCTGGAGGTTTACATGGTGTAGGTGTTTCAGTAGTAAATGCCTTATCTGAACAATTAGAATTGTGTATTTATCGTGATGGAAAAAAATATTATCAAAAATATTTTAATGGAAATCCAAAAAAAAAATTATTATATGCAGGAATTACAAAAAGAAAGGGAACAAAAATTCGATTTTGGCCTAATAAAAATATCTTCACTAACCATAATACTTTTCAATATGAAATTTTGCAAAAAAGATTGCAAGAATTATCATTTTTAAATGCTAATTTATTAATTAAACTAAAAGATATTAGAAATCAAAAAAAATTTCAATATTTTCACAAAGGAGGGATTAAATCATTTATAAAAAAAATCAATAATAAAAAAAAACCAATACATAAAAAAATTTTTATATTTAAAAAACAAAGAAAAAACATTGAAGTAAATATCGCTATGCAATGGAATACAAAATTTCAAGAAAAAATATTATGCTTTACCAATAATGTACCACAACAAGATGGAGGTAGCCATTTATCAGGATTTCGAGCTGCATTAACACGTACATTAAATTGTTTTTCTGAGAAAGAAAAATCAAGCAGAAAAAATAAAGTCACAATTACAGGAGAAGACACTAGAGAAGGATTAACCGCTTTAATTGCAATTAAAATGTTTAATCCAAAATTCTCTTCCCAAACAAAAGAAAAACTAGTATCTTCAGAAGTAAAATCTGTAGTAGAAAAACTATTAAACGAATACTTGATGAATTTTTTATTAGAAAATCCTAAAGATGCAAAAATCATTGTTACTAAAATTATACAGTCAGCACGATCTAGAGAAGCAGCAAAAAAAGCTCGAGAAATAACTCGTCGAACAGGATCATTGGAAACATCTCATTTACCTGGAAAATTATCCGATTGTCAAGAAAAAGATCCCTGTTTATCAGAAATATATTTAGTAGAAGGTGACTCTGCTGGAGGTTCTGCAAAGCAGGGGAGAAATAGAAAAAACCAAGCTATTTTACCGTTAAAAGGTAAAATTTTAAATATAGAAAAAGCTCGTTTTGAAAAAATAGTAACATCATCAGAATTGATTACATTAATTACTGCTTTAGGATGTGGTTTCGGGAAAGAAGAATACAATCTTAAAAAATTAAGATATCATTCTATTATTATTATGACAGATGCAGATGTAGATGGATTACATATTAGAACATTACTGTTAACATTTTTCTTTCGACAAATGCCAGAAATAATAGAAAATGGACACATTTATATTGCTCAACCACCATTGTATAAAGTTAAAACCGGAAAAAAAGAAAAATATTTAAAAAATTCAAAAGCACTATACACTTATCAATATCAATTTATACAAAAAAATAGTTATATTATATATACTCAAAAAAACAAAAAAAAATATCATCAAGAAAAATTCTCTCAAATTATGTATGAATATCAACAATTCAATAAAAATTTTTTTTCTATAAATAAAGAAATACCATTATTCATATATAAAGCTATGATTTACATTTTTCCATTAAAAAATTTAAATAAAAAAAAACATGTAAAACTATGGATTAAAAAATTAACAAAACAACTACAAAAAAAAACATATTTTTATAATAAAAATATATATTCTTATTATATAAAAAAAAATCAAGAAAAATATGAACCAATATTAAACATTAGCAATAAAAAAATTTTTCATTCTTATCATTTAAAAAGTGATTTTTTTTTAACAAAAAAATACACAAAATTTATCAAGTTCATAAAAAAAATTAATCATATGCATGAAAATTATGCACATATACAATTTCATAAAAAATCCTTTATATTTAAAAATTTAGATGATGCAATTAATATATTAATACAAGAAACAAAAAAATTCATTAGCATTCAAAGATACAAAGGATTAGGGGAAATGAATCCTGAACAATTATGGACCACTACCATGAATCCTGAAACTAGACAGATGTTACAAATAACTATACAAGATGCCAAAATAGCTAATCAACTATTTAGTACCTTAATGGGAGATACAGTACAACCCAGAAGAGAGTTTATTAAAAAAAATGCTTTATATGCAAAAAATATTGATGTGTAA